The region CCGGGCTGTGGCTGATGGTGCGCGAGGGCTCGGCGGCGCGGAACCTCGACGCCCTGCTGCCGGTGCTGCGCGACCGCCCGCGCCGCGCGATGCTCGTCAGTGACGACGTCAGCGTGGACGAACTGCTGGAGCTGGGGCACCTGGACCGCCTGCTGCGGATGTGCGTCTCGGGCGGGCTGCACCCGGCGGACGCGGTGGCGCTGGTGACCTGCAACCCGGCCGAGTACTGGGGTCTGCACGACGTGGGGCTGGTCGCGCCGGGGTATCACGCGGACTTCGTGCTGCTGCGCGACCTGCAGGGCTTCGAGGTACTGGAGACCTTCGTGGGCGGTCAGGAGGCCCGCGCGGGGACCGTCACCCCTCCCCTGCCCGGCGGCGGCGTGAACCTGGGGAGCGGGTGGGCGGCGGCGGCCTTCGACGTGCCCGCGCACTGGCCGGTCATGCAGGTCAGCGCGGATCAGATCACGACCGGGGTGGGCGCGCCGGGCAGCGGGGACGCGCGGCTGGTCGTCGCGGACCGCTACGGGCGCGGCGAGTGGTCGGCCTGCTGGACGTCCGGGACGGGCCTGCGCGGCGCGACGCTGGGCGTCAGCGTGCTGCACGACGCGCACCACGTGGCGTTCCTGGGCGGATCGGACGACGACGTGCGCGCGGCGGGCCGGGCGCTGGAGGCGCTGGGCGGCGGGATCGTGCTCGTGTCGGGCGGCGAGGTCCGCGCGCAGCTGCCCCTGCCGTTCGCGGGCCTGATGACGGACCTGCCGCCCGCGCAGGCGGCGGCGGCGCTGGGCCGCGTGACCGACGCCTGCCGCGCGCACGGCTGCGTGCTGCCGTACCCGGTCACCACCCTGGCGTTCCTGGGCCTGACGGTCATCCCGGCGCTGAAGCTCACGCCGCGCGGCCTGCTGGACGTGACGGCGTGGCAGCTGCTGCCCCGTGAAGCGCCGACCCGGGCCTGACCGGCGCGTGCGCCCTGCCCGGTCAGGCCCGGCTCCGGGCGCTGTCCAGTCCACCCGCCTGACGGGGGATAGGTGGACACCCGGTCAGCGCCTAGACTGATCTGATTTTGCGCGCCCCAC is a window of Deinococcus grandis DNA encoding:
- a CDS encoding adenine deaminase, with translation MVGTGEDRRRLVRVARGEERGDLLVRGARVVQPATREVFEADVLVADGRVAALGGGFQAARVVEARGAFLAPGFIDAHVHIESSLLTPAGFAGAVLPRGTTGVVAEPHELVNVLGAGGLEWMLAAGRSSGLRVWASAPSCVPASEFERGGAVIGAEETARMLRVPGVLGLAEMMNYPGVLGGDAGVWAVLEAGRASGLRLDGHASGVRGRDLMGYAAAGLHSDHEATTPEEARERLRAGLWLMVREGSAARNLDALLPVLRDRPRRAMLVSDDVSVDELLELGHLDRLLRMCVSGGLHPADAVALVTCNPAEYWGLHDVGLVAPGYHADFVLLRDLQGFEVLETFVGGQEARAGTVTPPLPGGGVNLGSGWAAAAFDVPAHWPVMQVSADQITTGVGAPGSGDARLVVADRYGRGEWSACWTSGTGLRGATLGVSVLHDAHHVAFLGGSDDDVRAAGRALEALGGGIVLVSGGEVRAQLPLPFAGLMTDLPPAQAAAALGRVTDACRAHGCVLPYPVTTLAFLGLTVIPALKLTPRGLLDVTAWQLLPREAPTRA